A window of Clostridium taeniosporum genomic DNA:
TTTTTTCTGTTGGTTTATCATTTTCATTAATATTTACATTAGTATTATCTTCAATAAGAAAAGTACTTGCTGTAGATACATCTCCATTAAACTCAACATTACTATTATTTAAACTTATTCCACCTTTATATTTATCGTAAACTTTATTTTTAATTATTTCCTTATTACCCTGAACAAATATATCTCCATTAATATTTAGATTAACTTTATTTACAGAATCATTACCTTTAACCTTCATATTTCCACCAACTAATAGTTGTCCATATTTTGTAGTATCTGGATTAATAACAATATTACTTTCCTTAAAGGTTACATCTTCATAATTAGGCACCTTTACTTTAAAAATAGCTTGCACTATTCTAAGATTATTTTTAGTAATTTCATTACTTTTACCTTTATCAATAAATGTTGATGTAACTTTTACTTTAAATGTATTATTATCTAAATTATAAGTAATTCCATTAAAATTATCTTTTATATCATTTGATATGCTATCATATTTACTTAATTTATTTAATTCATTTACCTTACTATCTTCGCATACAAAAAGTTTTGGAATAGAATTAGAATCCTTAAATTCTATTTTTTTATTATTAGAAAATTGTTTCTTATTTAATAATATATTTGAAACATCTTTTTCTTCTAAATTCATATTAATATAAGAATTATTACATATAGATTGTCCTAAAACACTTTTGGGTATATATTCTTTTTCACTTACTGCATCAGAATCTCTCTTTAAAAATACTTTAAAACATCTTTTAAATTCAGCTTCTGTAAGCCTTTTTACTTCTTCAGCAAATTTCTTTTGAGCCTCTTTCTTTCTTTTACTACATTTACATCTTCCTGTACCATTATTATGATTTTTGTGATCTGTATCTATAGATTTAATTTTACTATCTAATTCATTTTCAGCTTTTTCATATAATTCTGCATTAGGTCCAACTCTATTATCTTTTACCTTTAATTGTCTTGCTTTAAAATCTCCAAATTGTACTGCTTCATCAAAAGTTTTTACAATGATATCATATGCAACATCTAAACCTGAATCAGCTGCATACAAATTTTGTACCCTTCTACTTTCTTTTATTCTCATTTTGTAGTCTCCAACTGTCATAGATAACATAGCTGTTCCTACCGTAATTAAAATAGTAAAAATTATAACTACGGTAATTAAACTAGATCCTCTTTTCTTTTTTCTCATTTAATCACCGCCTAATTAAAATCTATATTTTGACTAGCTTGTCTAAAAAATTCAGTTTTTTCTTTATTTTTTACTTCTACAGTAACATCATATAACTCACCTAATTTAATTTGATTTAAATTTTCTGATATAGTATTAATAAAAGGCTTTATTGTACCTTCTTCACATACTAATTTTACATTTAATTCTTCTGGTTTATTAATTGATATATATAAGCTTTTCTTATCTTTATTAGATACATAAATTTTTACATCCTTATATTTATGATTATTTTCATAAGTCTTATATCCATCAAAATTTAAATTTAATTTTATTACTCCATCTTTAATCAATTTTTTACTAAGTTTTAAATTGTTTTTTTCTCCAAATACTTCAACTATTTTTTCATTATCTCTTGTAATAGTTTTTATTTTAAATTGTATTAAATCTTCTATTCCACTATTTAATATAATGTTCTTATAATTTGATATGTTTTCTAGAATAACTTTATATCTTTCTGATTTAATATCAAATTTAAAATTGTAAATTCTATAGTCATTACTAATTTCACTATTAATACTTTCTTCATTTAAATCCTTATCCATAATAATAGACGTATTTCTTTCTATATTTAAATAACCTTTATATTCATTTCCAAAATCTATTTCAC
This region includes:
- a CDS encoding type IV pilus modification PilV family protein; protein product: MKNFYKKYKKNILKINHKNKGFMLVEVILAFAIFAIVMGGIYGIVLSAMKNNKAGEVKQKAALYGQQIFEDIKSGPIKIKDNVYKVGTLSFLDISHGKKLKFKGEIDFGNEYKGYLNIERNTSIIMDKDLNEESINSEISNDYRIYNFKFDIKSERYKVILENISNYKNIILNSGIEDLIQFKIKTITRDNEKIVEVFGEKNNLKLSKKLIKDGVIKLNLNFDGYKTYENNHKYKDVKIYVSNKDKKSLYISINKPEELNVKLVCEEGTIKPFINTISENLNQIKLGELYDVTVEVKNKEKTEFFRQASQNIDFN